A window of Patescibacteria group bacterium contains these coding sequences:
- the pheT gene encoding phenylalanine--tRNA ligase subunit beta, whose protein sequence is MKISVNWLKDYVKISDPQKTGDDLTMSIAEVEEIEDLSQKFYGIIIGEVIEKKKHPNADRLNLAKVNIGKEILDIVCGAPNLEEGQKVPVAVIGTKLQNGMVIKPVAIRGQKSFGMICSEEELGLAKKSEGILALDKGAKVGEEFSKYQNLDDIIFNIDNKSLTHRSDLFCHIGIAREIAAAESKKLSLPKLPKIKKVNKKIAVEIKDKNLCFRYMAIKLDDIKIGESPLWMQSRLTSAGMRPINNIVDITNYVMLEFGQPLHAFDADKIGDKIVVRKAKKGESLKTIDAKVRQLDSEMLIIADSKKPIAVAGVMGGFDSEVSKNTKSIILESANFYAYSIRQTARKLGLHSEAATRFEKNIAPELASYAMLRAVQLFQEICKAKIASSVSDVYSSKHKAIKIKLDPEKADEFLGEKIPLSKIKSILKSLEFKITGTKNLIVEVPYFRMDIHNQEDLFEEIARIYGYDNIKPQALIQILEPVANLADLKLGNNARDILAGFGFSETYNYSFVSQNLLQKSGFNFTQNIKVLNPQSKDLQYLRTSLLPGLLENVRLNSKRFESIKIFEIGHVYQDIEKKYLSGIISGKKEKIFYNLKGVLEGLLIKLNITCQFAQLEETPKYLINGKSIEIKQGQKIIGKMGLINQNNLDQMGIKKIKVAFFELDINELVDASKKDKKFQAIPKFPEVTLDLAFILDKTIPAATIEREILKAGHPLLIKAKLFDVYTGKPLQSNERNLAYHLIYQDPNKTLQDQEVKIIQQKIINQLSQKFQAKVRKQ, encoded by the coding sequence TGCAGATCGTTTGAATTTAGCAAAAGTAAATATAGGCAAAGAAATTTTAGACATTGTTTGTGGCGCTCCAAATTTGGAAGAAGGCCAAAAAGTTCCAGTTGCTGTCATTGGCACAAAATTACAAAATGGCATGGTTATCAAACCAGTTGCCATCAGAGGCCAAAAATCTTTTGGCATGATTTGCTCTGAAGAAGAATTGGGCTTAGCCAAAAAATCAGAAGGCATTTTAGCTTTGGACAAAGGCGCAAAAGTCGGTGAGGAATTCAGCAAATACCAGAATTTAGACGATATTATTTTTAATATTGATAACAAATCATTAACTCATCGATCTGACTTATTTTGCCATATTGGTATTGCCAGAGAAATTGCAGCAGCAGAATCGAAAAAATTATCTTTGCCAAAATTACCAAAAATAAAAAAAGTTAACAAAAAAATTGCAGTTGAAATCAAAGACAAAAATCTTTGTTTTCGCTACATGGCAATTAAATTAGACGATATTAAAATAGGGGAATCGCCATTGTGGATGCAATCAAGACTAACTTCAGCAGGCATGCGACCAATTAACAATATTGTTGATATTACTAATTATGTCATGTTGGAATTCGGCCAGCCATTACATGCTTTTGATGCTGATAAAATTGGCGATAAAATTGTAGTTCGCAAAGCCAAGAAAGGCGAGAGCTTAAAAACAATTGATGCCAAAGTTAGACAGTTAGATTCTGAAATGTTAATTATCGCAGATTCCAAAAAACCAATTGCAGTTGCTGGTGTAATGGGAGGATTTGATTCTGAAGTTTCCAAAAATACTAAATCAATAATTTTAGAATCAGCTAATTTTTATGCTTATTCAATAAGACAAACAGCCAGAAAATTAGGTTTGCATTCTGAAGCTGCAACAAGATTTGAAAAAAATATTGCCCCAGAATTAGCTTCTTATGCAATGCTTCGAGCTGTCCAATTATTCCAAGAAATTTGTAAAGCTAAAATCGCAAGTTCAGTCAGCGATGTTTATTCCTCAAAACACAAAGCAATCAAAATTAAATTGGATCCAGAAAAAGCAGATGAATTTTTAGGCGAGAAGATTCCTTTATCAAAAATCAAATCAATTTTAAAATCATTGGAATTCAAAATTACTGGCACAAAGAATTTAATTGTTGAAGTGCCATATTTCAGAATGGATATTCATAATCAAGAAGATCTATTTGAAGAAATCGCCAGAATTTATGGTTATGACAATATCAAGCCTCAAGCTTTAATCCAAATATTAGAACCAGTTGCCAATTTAGCAGATTTGAAATTAGGAAATAATGCCCGAGATATTTTAGCTGGTTTTGGTTTTTCTGAAACTTACAATTATTCTTTTGTCTCGCAGAATTTATTGCAAAAATCAGGATTTAATTTTACGCAAAATATAAAAGTCTTGAATCCGCAATCAAAAGATCTGCAATATTTGCGTACTTCGCTTTTACCAGGTTTATTAGAAAATGTTCGCTTAAATTCCAAAAGATTTGAAAGCATTAAAATTTTTGAAATCGGCCATGTTTATCAAGATATCGAAAAAAAATATTTATCTGGAATAATTAGCGGTAAAAAAGAAAAAATATTTTATAATCTAAAAGGTGTTTTAGAAGGCTTGTTAATAAAATTAAATATTACTTGCCAATTTGCCCAATTAGAAGAAACACCAAAATATTTAATTAACGGCAAATCAATCGAAATAAAGCAAGGACAAAAAATAATTGGCAAAATGGGATTAATTAATCAAAACAATCTTGATCAAATGGGAATCAAAAAAATAAAAGTTGCTTTCTTTGAATTAGATATTAATGAATTAGTTGATGCATCAAAAAAAGACAAGAAATTTCAGGCTATTCCAAAATTTCCAGAAGTTACGTTAGATCTTGCATTTATCTTAGATAAAACAATTCCTGCAGCAACAATTGAAAGAGAAATTTTAAAAGCTGGTCATCCATTATTGATAAAAGCAAAATTATTCGATGTCTATACTGGCAAGCCATTACAGTCAAATGAAAGAAATTTAGCCTATCATCTAATTTATCAAGATCCAAACAAAACTTTGCAGGATCAAGAAGTCAAAATAATTCAACAAAAAATTATCAATCAGCTTAGCCAGAAATTCCAAGCCAAGGTCAGAAAACAATAA
- the gyrB gene encoding DNA topoisomerase (ATP-hydrolyzing) subunit B: MAIKKDTKKNAPKNPSESYGASSITVLKGLDPVRKRPGMYIGGTGIEGLHHLIWEVVDNSIDEAMAGYCKNIKVTLFEGNKVTVYDDGRGIPVEIHKATKKSTLETVLTVLHAGGKFGGGGYKVSGGLHGVGVSVVNALSQYLKAEVTRDGYLWEQEYKRGKAQGKIKKVKKASGTGTAITFDPDPEIFPKIEFDWKTIVTHLRQQAYLTKGVKISITDERKGHELAPNIPRALTFYFEGGILSYVKFLNRTEKVVHPNPFYIEKAKGDCLVEVALQYTEEIKGIEMTFANNIYTPEGGTHLMGFRTALTRVINDYARKNGYLKEKEDNLTGDDVREGQTAVVSLKLPEPQFEGQTKAKLGNSEIRPIVSSIVYEYFSQFLEEHPQDARAIMAKTLLACKARLAAKAAKETVIRKGIMEGLTLPGKLADCSSRKPEESELYIVEGDSAGGSAKQGRDRNFQAILPLRGKILNVERARIDKMLGSKEIKALIIAMGMGVGEEKEIEKMRYHRIIIMTDADVDGAHIRTLLLTFFYRYYAEIIEKGYLYIAQPPLYRVEKNKKVDYAYTDQDKERILKEIEKTSVAKKTKKSKIEKAGFTVKELETGEENGEEKVAGVNIQRYKGLGEMNPEQLWETTMDPKNRVMLQVKVEDAAKADETFDILMGNEVEPRKRFIQTHAAKVKNLDI; encoded by the coding sequence ATGGCTATAAAGAAAGACACCAAAAAAAACGCTCCTAAAAATCCATCAGAAAGCTATGGAGCTTCTTCAATTACAGTTTTAAAAGGCCTTGATCCTGTCCGCAAACGTCCAGGTATGTATATTGGCGGTACTGGCATTGAAGGCCTTCATCATTTAATTTGGGAAGTTGTAGATAACTCAATTGATGAAGCTATGGCTGGATATTGTAAAAATATTAAAGTTACTTTATTCGAAGGTAACAAAGTTACAGTTTATGATGATGGCCGTGGTATTCCAGTCGAAATTCACAAAGCTACCAAGAAATCAACACTTGAAACTGTCTTGACTGTTTTGCACGCTGGTGGAAAATTCGGTGGTGGCGGTTATAAAGTTTCTGGTGGCTTGCATGGTGTTGGTGTTTCTGTTGTTAATGCATTATCACAATATTTGAAAGCTGAAGTTACAAGAGATGGTTATCTTTGGGAGCAAGAATATAAACGAGGCAAGGCACAAGGAAAAATTAAAAAAGTAAAAAAAGCTTCTGGCACTGGCACAGCAATTACTTTTGATCCAGATCCAGAAATTTTTCCAAAGATAGAATTTGATTGGAAAACAATTGTTACTCATTTGCGCCAACAAGCTTATTTAACAAAAGGCGTCAAAATTTCCATCACTGATGAAAGAAAAGGACATGAATTAGCGCCAAATATTCCACGCGCTCTGACTTTTTATTTTGAAGGTGGAATTTTATCATATGTAAAATTTTTAAATCGCACTGAAAAAGTAGTTCATCCAAATCCTTTTTATATTGAAAAAGCAAAAGGCGATTGTTTGGTAGAAGTAGCGTTGCAATATACTGAAGAGATCAAAGGTATTGAAATGACTTTCGCCAATAATATTTATACTCCAGAAGGTGGTACTCATCTGATGGGTTTCAGAACTGCTCTAACTCGTGTTATTAATGATTATGCTCGAAAAAATGGTTACCTCAAAGAAAAAGAAGACAATTTAACTGGTGATGATGTTCGTGAAGGACAGACAGCAGTTGTTTCTCTAAAACTTCCAGAGCCTCAATTTGAAGGCCAAACAAAAGCAAAATTAGGCAATTCCGAAATTAGGCCAATTGTTAGTTCAATTGTTTATGAATATTTCTCTCAATTCTTAGAAGAGCATCCGCAAGATGCGCGAGCTATTATGGCAAAAACTTTGCTAGCTTGCAAAGCCAGACTCGCTGCTAAAGCTGCCAAAGAAACAGTAATTAGAAAAGGCATTATGGAAGGTCTGACTTTGCCAGGAAAATTAGCCGATTGTTCATCAAGAAAACCAGAAGAATCTGAATTATACATTGTTGAGGGCGACTCCGCTGGTGGTTCTGCCAAACAAGGTCGTGATCGAAATTTCCAAGCCATTCTTCCTCTTCGCGGTAAAATTTTAAATGTCGAAAGAGCAAGAATTGACAAAATGCTAGGTTCAAAAGAAATCAAAGCTTTGATTATTGCTATGGGTATGGGAGTTGGTGAAGAAAAAGAAATTGAAAAAATGCGTTATCACAGAATAATTATCATGACTGATGCTGATGTTGATGGCGCTCACATCAGAACTTTGCTATTAACTTTTTTCTATCGCTATTATGCAGAAATAATCGAAAAAGGCTATCTTTATATTGCTCAACCGCCATTATATCGAGTTGAAAAGAATAAAAAAGTCGATTATGCCTATACTGATCAAGATAAAGAAAGAATCTTAAAAGAAATTGAAAAAACATCTGTTGCCAAAAAAACTAAAAAAAGCAAAATAGAAAAAGCTGGATTTACTGTTAAAGAATTGGAAACAGGTGAAGAAAATGGTGAAGAAAAAGTCGCTGGCGTTAATATTCAGCGTTACAAAGGTTTGGGTGAAATGAATCCTGAACAATTATGGGAAACAACAATGGATCCAAAAAATCGCGTTATGCTTCAAGTTAAAGTAGAGGACGCAGCAAAAGCTGATGAAACTTTTGATATTTTGATGGGCAATGAAGTTGAGCCTCGCAAACGTTTTATTCAAACTCATGCTGCCAAAGTTAAAAATTTGGATATCTAA
- the secE gene encoding preprotein translocase subunit SecE: MKIKEIFPKVINYFKESREELKKVVWPTRQELFRHTLIVIGVSLVTAAFLGVFDYGFSKLLQLFI; this comes from the coding sequence ATGAAGATCAAAGAAATTTTTCCAAAAGTTATCAATTATTTTAAGGAATCCAGAGAAGAATTAAAAAAAGTTGTATGGCCAACTAGACAAGAATTATTTCGCCATACTTTAATCGTTATCGGCGTTTCACTTGTAACAGCTGCATTTTTGGGAGTTTTCGATTACGGATTTTCTAAATTATTGCAATTATTTATTTAA
- the nusG gene encoding transcription termination/antitermination protein NusG yields MPKQIGPKERQWYVLHTYSGYEENVSENLKQRIESMNMQDKIFNVLVPKEKKIKIKNGKRKTVEEKVYPGYVLVEMIVTDESWYVVRNTPNVTGFIGSGTIPLPISEKEYESLKKRMGVEEPKFKIDVAIGETVKITDGPFKDFDGKVNKIDEEKGTVKVLVNMFGRETPVELDFLQIKKI; encoded by the coding sequence ATGCCAAAGCAAATAGGCCCAAAGGAAAGACAATGGTATGTTTTGCACACTTATTCTGGTTATGAAGAAAATGTCTCAGAAAATTTAAAACAGAGAATTGAGTCCATGAATATGCAGGACAAGATTTTTAATGTTTTAGTTCCAAAAGAAAAAAAGATCAAAATTAAGAATGGTAAAAGAAAAACAGTTGAAGAAAAAGTTTATCCTGGCTATGTTTTAGTTGAAATGATTGTAACTGATGAGTCATGGTATGTTGTAAGAAATACTCCGAATGTAACAGGCTTCATTGGTTCTGGCACAATTCCACTTCCTATTTCTGAAAAAGAATATGAATCATTGAAAAAGAGAATGGGAGTTGAAGAGCCAAAATTCAAGATTGATGTTGCAATTGGCGAGACTGTTAAAATCACTGATGGCCCATTCAAAGATTTTGATGGCAAAGTCAACAAAATTGATGAAGAAAAAGGAACAGTCAAAGTCCTTGTTAATATGTTTGGCAGAGAAACTCCAGTTGAATTAGACTTTTTGCAGATAAAGAAAATATAA
- a CDS encoding CDP-archaeol synthase, producing the protein MLIIQALYFILPAGIANMAPVFAKKINFLNIPVDFGQSFRGQRIFGDHKTWRGYFAAILVGVIIAGIQAYLYFNFEFFQSLTIFPFRAYNFILFGFLSALGAMVGDTVKSFFKRQAHVQPGQKFVPWDQIDFILGALIFISFYFRPNWLVYVILLILVPFFHILINRIGFWLGIHKTKW; encoded by the coding sequence ATGTTAATTATCCAAGCTCTATATTTTATTCTGCCAGCCGGAATAGCCAACATGGCTCCAGTTTTCGCGAAGAAGATTAATTTTTTAAATATACCTGTTGATTTCGGTCAAAGTTTTCGCGGTCAAAGAATTTTTGGTGATCACAAAACTTGGCGAGGATATTTTGCTGCAATTCTAGTTGGTGTTATCATCGCCGGTATCCAAGCATATCTATATTTCAATTTCGAATTCTTTCAATCCTTGACAATCTTCCCATTTCGGGCGTATAATTTTATACTATTCGGTTTTTTATCAGCTTTAGGTGCAATGGTTGGGGATACAGTTAAAAGTTTTTTCAAACGTCAAGCACATGTACAGCCTGGACAAAAATTTGTTCCTTGGGATCAAATTGATTTCATCCTCGGCGCATTAATCTTTATCTCATTCTATTTTCGACCAAATTGGTTAGTCTATGTCATTTTATTAATCCTAGTTCCATTCTTCCATATCTTAATTAATAGAATTGGATTCTGGTTAGGAATACATAAGACGAAGTGGTAA
- the rplK gene encoding 50S ribosomal protein L11 — translation MAKIKTVIKLQIPAAKANPAPPIGPALGQHGLNIQEFCTKFNAATKDKAGDIIPVEITVYEDRTYDFILKTPPAAELLKKAAKIKKGSGTPNKQKVGVVTKAQLQEIAKVKMPDLNTDNVEQAMKIIEGTAKNMGLTIKG, via the coding sequence ATGGCAAAAATCAAGACAGTGATCAAACTTCAAATTCCAGCTGCAAAAGCAAATCCAGCTCCTCCAATTGGTCCAGCATTAGGCCAACATGGTTTGAATATTCAGGAATTTTGTACAAAATTTAATGCTGCAACAAAAGACAAAGCTGGAGATATTATTCCAGTAGAAATTACTGTTTACGAAGATCGAACTTACGATTTTATTTTAAAAACTCCTCCAGCAGCTGAATTATTAAAAAAAGCTGCAAAAATTAAAAAAGGTTCAGGAACTCCAAATAAACAAAAAGTTGGAGTAGTCACAAAAGCTCAATTGCAAGAAATTGCAAAAGTAAAAATGCCTGACCTAAATACTGATAATGTTGAACAAGCAATGAAAATCATTGAAGGTACAGCAAAAAATATGGGACTTACCATTAAAGGTTAG
- a CDS encoding CDP-alcohol phosphatidyltransferase family protein, with the protein MFIKEIKKYSDNILPLKFYKFLERIGLSPNKLTLIALFFKILVLYFFYNGQIVLGGIFIVCDYLFDYMDGTMARRLDKVTPFGTFYDTVLDRFFRTAGWPLSLAFGNIITFKIAALVVAFNLLLIFSSSVVESYKLRHFPYMLNVFYLIPYGALLNQVELFATLEAIVAFILLIFNTITIIVLNFNYNSGSLKKR; encoded by the coding sequence ATGTTTATCAAAGAAATAAAAAAGTATTCTGATAATATTTTACCGCTTAAGTTTTATAAATTCTTAGAGCGAATAGGGTTGTCTCCAAACAAGCTTACCCTTATCGCTCTTTTTTTTAAGATTTTAGTACTATATTTTTTTTATAATGGACAAATCGTTTTAGGCGGAATTTTCATCGTCTGTGATTATCTTTTTGATTATATGGATGGCACAATGGCAAGACGTTTAGACAAAGTTACGCCATTTGGTACTTTTTATGATACTGTTTTAGATAGATTTTTTCGAACTGCAGGCTGGCCATTATCTTTGGCATTTGGTAATATAATTACCTTCAAAATTGCTGCATTAGTAGTTGCCTTCAATTTACTCTTGATTTTTTCATCTAGCGTGGTAGAATCATATAAGTTGCGTCATTTCCCATACATGCTAAATGTATTTTACTTAATTCCTTATGGCGCATTGTTAAATCAAGTTGAGTTATTTGCTACATTAGAAGCTATTGTTGCCTTTATCTTACTTATTTTTAACACTATTACAATAATCGTTTTAAATTTTAATTATAATAGTGGAAGCTTGAAAAAGCGTTAA
- the rplA gene encoding 50S ribosomal protein L1, which yields MAKEKEIKEKKVKEVEDKKEAKEEKTATTKAPKEEEKTPKKVKKVVKKQPRKRSKRYLALKKEVKNQRYSVEEAIELAKKTSTTKFDGSIEVHVRLGIDIGKSDQMVRGSVKFPNPTGRKIRIAAFVEEQNQKAAKEAGAEVVGGEELIKQIKETKKCDFDVAVAEPKMMPKLGQIAKILGPKGLMPTPKNQTVSITPDKTIKELMGGKTAFKNDANGIIHIMIGKASFDSKKLVDNLNIFIEELKKLKPEKVKGDFIKRLTVCSTMGPGVKVRV from the coding sequence ATGGCAAAAGAAAAAGAAATCAAAGAGAAAAAAGTTAAAGAAGTTGAGGATAAGAAAGAAGCTAAGGAAGAAAAAACTGCAACCACAAAAGCACCAAAAGAAGAAGAAAAGACACCAAAGAAAGTAAAGAAAGTTGTTAAAAAACAACCTCGCAAAAGAAGCAAGAGGTATTTAGCTTTGAAAAAAGAAGTTAAAAATCAACGCTATTCTGTAGAAGAAGCAATTGAATTAGCTAAAAAAACTTCAACAACAAAATTTGATGGTTCAATCGAAGTTCATGTTAGATTAGGAATTGATATCGGAAAATCTGATCAAATGGTCAGAGGATCAGTAAAATTTCCAAATCCAACAGGCAGAAAAATCAGAATTGCAGCATTTGTTGAAGAACAAAATCAAAAAGCAGCTAAAGAAGCTGGTGCAGAAGTAGTTGGTGGCGAAGAATTAATTAAACAAATTAAAGAAACAAAGAAATGCGATTTTGATGTTGCAGTAGCTGAACCAAAGATGATGCCAAAATTAGGCCAAATTGCTAAAATTTTGGGTCCAAAAGGTTTAATGCCAACACCAAAAAATCAAACTGTTTCTATAACTCCAGATAAAACAATTAAAGAATTAATGGGCGGAAAAACAGCTTTCAAAAATGATGCAAATGGCATTATTCATATTATGATTGGCAAGGCTTCATTTGATTCCAAAAAATTAGTTGATAACTTGAATATCTTTATTGAAGAATTAAAAAAATTAAAACCAGAAAAAGTTAAAGGTGATTTTATAAAAAGACTTACAGTTTGTTCCACAATGGGACCTGGTGTAAAAGTCAGAGTTTAA
- a CDS encoding YfbR-like 5'-deoxynucleotidase, which translates to MPHRIEEGLVKIAQGLQDEQRWKKDPRLFPENVAQHTLKLLVIVQLVKMMVRKYDSEIEFDGEILSDLATIHDFGEAADDFGDIQEPYKTEEDERLEKVKFQEMVVFLPIDFQGKLLSLYDIQKGSSIESRLFRASELFVRLYYCLREIDAGNVLFYKPLWTEYKKIQPFLEEFKGLKIMFEPIQEFLADLH; encoded by the coding sequence ATGCCGCACCGGATCGAAGAAGGCTTAGTGAAAATCGCGCAAGGCTTACAAGACGAACAAAGATGGAAGAAGGATCCTCGTCTATTTCCAGAGAATGTTGCTCAACATACACTCAAGCTTTTGGTCATTGTCCAACTTGTAAAAATGATGGTAAGGAAATATGATTCAGAAATTGAATTTGATGGCGAAATACTTTCAGACTTAGCAACTATCCATGATTTTGGAGAAGCTGCAGATGATTTTGGAGATATTCAAGAGCCTTATAAGACAGAAGAAGATGAAAGACTTGAAAAAGTTAAGTTCCAAGAAATGGTTGTATTCTTGCCGATCGATTTTCAAGGAAAACTGCTAAGTCTATATGATATTCAAAAAGGATCTTCTATCGAAAGTCGACTGTTTAGAGCAAGTGAACTTTTTGTAAGATTGTATTATTGTTTAAGAGAGATTGATGCTGGAAATGTTTTATTCTATAAACCGCTATGGACAGAATATAAAAAGATTCAACCATTTTTGGAAGAATTCAAGGGCTTGAAAATTATGTTTGAACCGATTCAAGAATTTCTTGCTGACTTACATTAA
- a CDS encoding FAD-dependent thymidylate synthase, with protein sequence MPSKNSCQIYALEGLSPEVRAVTFAKCSRSDKSFREIAAGLTAENSSKFHEKWVVGYGHSSVAEHAPISIAMENISLLAVEAIESNRLASYTEKSSRYQIYDEDRVYYPSEFKADKTVDKLFRDTIKLQFALYKKSAKPVQEIIFKENPKEKDEDQKGYEARVRSKWIDMCRYLLPNACFANLGMTANARTFENALMKWFSNPLSEVQDIAKQVKKEALRITPTLVKYADPNQYLIDSYKILPKKVKTILGAEKKYLGKETLVELVDFDKDVENKVLAAVIYQFSNIPYKKAYQKARSLKRADKEKLLDNILKRIGRHDKPLRAVELPYFTFDCLIDQGAYFDLKRNRIMTQLPQSVTTKHGYFIPRAMILAGLEKEYKEVMEKTDKAFKTISKKFPNEAGYIATKSFARRFLMKMNLRELYYFCYYRGANPGGHVSYRFVGTKMYEITNKKFPTLMKYLPFIFDMNSKELNKYFEYID encoded by the coding sequence ATGCCAAGTAAAAACAGTTGTCAAATCTATGCGTTAGAAGGATTATCGCCAGAAGTACGAGCCGTCACTTTTGCCAAGTGCTCGCGTTCAGACAAATCTTTTAGAGAAATTGCTGCCGGTTTAACTGCCGAAAATTCTTCAAAGTTTCATGAAAAATGGGTTGTTGGTTATGGCCATTCTTCAGTAGCTGAACACGCGCCAATTTCAATTGCCATGGAAAATATTTCTCTTTTAGCAGTTGAAGCAATTGAATCAAATAGACTAGCATCATATACTGAAAAATCTTCTCGTTACCAAATTTACGACGAAGATAGAGTTTATTATCCATCTGAATTTAAAGCTGATAAAACAGTTGATAAATTATTTAGAGATACAATAAAATTGCAATTTGCTTTGTACAAAAAAAGTGCAAAGCCAGTCCAAGAAATTATCTTTAAAGAAAATCCAAAAGAAAAAGACGAAGACCAAAAAGGTTACGAAGCTAGAGTTCGTTCCAAATGGATTGATATGTGCCGTTATCTTTTGCCAAATGCTTGTTTTGCAAATTTAGGCATGACTGCAAATGCAAGAACTTTTGAAAATGCTTTAATGAAATGGTTTTCGAATCCTCTGTCAGAAGTTCAAGATATTGCCAAGCAAGTCAAAAAAGAAGCCTTGAGAATTACTCCAACATTAGTTAAATATGCTGATCCAAATCAATATTTAATTGATTCCTATAAAATTTTACCTAAAAAAGTAAAAACAATTTTAGGTGCTGAAAAAAAATATTTAGGCAAAGAAACTTTAGTTGAATTAGTTGATTTTGATAAAGATGTCGAGAATAAAGTTTTAGCTGCAGTTATTTATCAATTCTCAAATATTCCATACAAAAAAGCTTATCAAAAAGCAAGAAGTTTAAAGAGAGCAGACAAAGAAAAATTGCTTGATAATATTTTAAAAAGAATCGGCAGGCATGACAAGCCATTACGAGCAGTTGAACTACCATATTTCACTTTTGATTGTCTAATCGATCAAGGCGCTTACTTTGATTTAAAGAGAAATAGAATTATGACTCAGCTTCCTCAATCTGTCACAACAAAACATGGCTATTTTATTCCAAGAGCAATGATTTTAGCAGGTCTTGAAAAAGAGTACAAAGAAGTCATGGAGAAAACAGACAAAGCCTTTAAAACAATTTCGAAAAAATTTCCAAATGAAGCAGGCTATATTGCAACCAAATCTTTTGCCCGCAGATTTTTAATGAAAATGAATTTGCGTGAATTATATTATTTTTGCTATTATCGCGGCGCAAATCCAGGTGGTCATGTTTCTTACCGTTTTGTTGGCACAAAAATGTATGAAATAACAAACAAAAAATTTCCGACATTAATGAAATATTTGCCATTTATTTTTGATATGAATAGCAAAGAATTAAATAAATATTTTGAATATATTGATTAA
- the tmk gene encoding dTMP kinase, whose amino-acid sequence MNKNSFITNPYKGLFIAFEGLDGSGLSTQADLLNKYLNKQGYKSFATKEPTNNIIGGLIRGLLTHIWKASNECSQLLFTADRALHLEKEIIPALKKKNIIITDRYFFSTVAFGSLNIRDLDWLVSLNQHFILPDIIFLIKVPPKECVKRIKSSRFSKELFEEEIKLKKIWRTYNKLAKIFPNIYVIDGNRDKKEVFKDVFDIVVKKLKKK is encoded by the coding sequence ATGAACAAAAATAGCTTCATTACTAATCCGTACAAAGGTCTATTTATCGCTTTTGAAGGATTGGACGGTTCTGGCCTTTCGACCCAAGCCGATTTATTGAATAAATATTTAAACAAACAAGGCTATAAAAGTTTTGCGACAAAAGAGCCGACAAATAATATTATCGGCGGTTTGATTCGTGGTTTATTAACCCATATTTGGAAAGCGAGTAATGAATGTTCGCAACTTTTATTTACTGCAGATCGTGCTTTGCACTTAGAAAAAGAAATCATTCCAGCCTTAAAAAAGAAAAATATTATTATTACTGATCGCTATTTTTTTTCAACTGTTGCATTTGGTTCATTAAATATCAGAGATTTAGATTGGCTTGTTTCATTAAATCAGCATTTCATTTTGCCAGATATTATTTTCTTAATTAAAGTTCCGCCAAAAGAATGTGTCAAAAGAATTAAATCATCTAGATTCAGCAAGGAATTATTTGAGGAAGAAATTAAGCTAAAAAAAATCTGGCGAACATATAACAAATTAGCCAAGATATTTCCTAATATTTATGTTATTGATGGAAATAGAGACAAGAAAGAAGTTTTTAAGGATGTTTTTGATATAGTGGTTAAAAAGCTGAAAAAGAAGTAG